Within Actinomycetota bacterium, the genomic segment TCACCCGGCTGGCCGTCCACCACGGCCTGGGTCCTTACCTGGGCCTGGGCCGCGCCCGCCAACCCGACGGGGCGGCGGTCGCCCCCGAGCGGCGCGCCCGGCTGGCGTTGGAGCAGGCCGGCGGGATGTTCGTCAAGCTCGGCCAGATGCTGTCCACCCGCCCCGACGTGGTCCCTCCAGCGCTCGCCCACGAGTTGGCCGGGCTGCAGGAGCAGATGGCCCCCGCCGACCCGGCCGCCGTCGGGGCGTTGCTGGAGCAGGAGCTGGGCGCACCGGTGGATGCGGTCTTTGCCGCCTTTGACTGGGCGCCGGTGGCCGCCGCCTCGATCGCCCAGGCCCATGCCGGCCGGCTGGCCACCGGTGAGCGGGTGATCGTCAAGGTGCAGCGGCCCGGCATCGCCCAGCTGGTCGAGCAAGACCTGGCCATCGTGCTGCACCTGGCTCGCCGCATCCAGACCCGCACCGCCTGGGGCGCCGCCTACGGCGTGGCCGACCTGGCCGCCGAGTTCGCCGACAACCTCCGCCAAGAACTCGACTTTGGGGCCGAGGCGCGCAACATCACCGAGGTCGCGGCCGGCCTGGCCGACACCCCCGAAATCCACCTGCCCACGGTGCACGCCCAGCTGTCCACCTCCCGGGTACTGGTCCTGGAGCAGCTGGAGGGAACCAGCGTCGGCCAGGCTGAACGGCTGGACGGGCTCGGGGTCGACCGCGAGAAACTCGCTGATGTGTTGTTGCGCTCGGTCCTGCGGCAGATGCTCAACGGCGAGCGTTTCCACGGCGACCCCCATCCCGGCAACGTGATGGTGCTGGCCGACGGGCGGCTGGGGCTGCTGGACTTGGGCTCGACCGGGCGGCTGGACGCCCTGGAGCGCGCCTCGATCACCGACCTGCTTTCCGCCCTCAAGCAACGCGACCCGGCCCTGCTGCGGGAGGCGGTGCTGGAGGTCGCCACCCTGCGCCAGCGGCTGGACGAGCGGCAGCTGGAGCGGGCGCTGGCCCGCTTCATGGCCAGGCAGCTGGGCGGCGAGATCACGCCGAGCGCGGCGATGCTGCAGGAGCTGCTAGCCATCTTCCTGGCCTTCGGCATCGCCATGAGCCCCACCACCAGTCTGCTGTTTCGCACCCTGGCGACCCTGGAAGGCACCCTCAGCCTGCTGTGCCCGGGCTATCCCCTCGTGCAGGCGGCCGAGGACTTCGCCACCGAACTGGTGCAGGAGCGGCTGGCCCCAGCGACCTGGCAGGAGACGGCCAAGCAGGAGCTGGTGACGGTGCTGCCCATCCTGCGCCGGGCCCCACGGCACCTGGAACGGGTGGCGACCCTGCTCGAGCGGGG encodes:
- a CDS encoding AarF/UbiB family protein; translated protein: MTQVQAIMAPWSPVGDFMLMWLQMLPVTVLVAWLTGRLLGVRRRSLLMAFAAGSAGSLVGCTLAAPGAVGTMLLLASVFAMAATVGLQLLARPTPAATIRVVPGGVPHPLRWLRHHLQRLGRYLQITRLAVHHGLGPYLGLGRARQPDGAAVAPERRARLALEQAGGMFVKLGQMLSTRPDVVPPALAHELAGLQEQMAPADPAAVGALLEQELGAPVDAVFAAFDWAPVAAASIAQAHAGRLATGERVIVKVQRPGIAQLVEQDLAIVLHLARRIQTRTAWGAAYGVADLAAEFADNLRQELDFGAEARNITEVAAGLADTPEIHLPTVHAQLSTSRVLVLEQLEGTSVGQAERLDGLGVDREKLADVLLRSVLRQMLNGERFHGDPHPGNVMVLADGRLGLLDLGSTGRLDALERASITDLLSALKQRDPALLREAVLEVATLRQRLDERQLERALARFMARQLGGEITPSAAMLQELLAIFLAFGIAMSPTTSLLFRTLATLEGTLSLLCPGYPLVQAAEDFATELVQERLAPATWQETAKQELVTVLPILRRAPRHLERVATLLERGELGAHISLFADDRDVAVVSRLVNRVVLGLLGGLVALVSVGLLAVPGGPQLTRATSLLDLFGYMGLFLATVLILRVVLAALREGAG